The Equus quagga isolate Etosha38 chromosome 12, UCLA_HA_Equagga_1.0, whole genome shotgun sequence genome includes a region encoding these proteins:
- the SPAG4 gene encoding sperm-associated antigen 4 protein, whose protein sequence is MRRSPRPGSAASPHKSTPNCYSDNSNSSVSVTSGESSGHRSAGLGPGEPEGRRARGSSCGEPALSAGVPGGTARAGSSRQKPAPRSHTGRTACGAATVRGGASELAGSPIVSEEQLDLLSTLDLRQEMPPPRVSRSFLNLLFQVLSVLLSLVGDMLVSVYREVCSIRFLLTAVSLLSLFLAALWWGLLYLIPLAENEPKEMLTLSEYHERVRSQGQQLQQLQAELDKLYKEVSSVRAANSERVAKLVFQRLNEDFVRKPDYALSSVGASIDLEKTSHDYGDANTAYFWNRFSFWNYARPPTVILEPDVFPGNCWAFEGDQGQVVIRLPSRVQLSDITLQHPPPSVAHTRGANSAPRDFAVYGLQVDDETEVFLGKFTFDVEKSEIQTFHLQNDPPAAFPKVKIQILSNWGHPRFTCLYRVRAHGMRTSEGAGESATGGPH, encoded by the exons ATGCGGCGGAGCCCCCGCCCGGGCTCGGCCGCGTCCCCACACAAGAGCACTCCCAACTGTTACAGCGACAACAGCAACAGCTCAGTGAGCGTCACCTCGGGAGAAAGCAGCGGGCACCGGTCAGCTGGGCTGGGGCCCGGCGAGCCTGAGGGCAGAAGAGCCCGGGGCTCGAGCTGCGGTGAGCCTGCCTTGAGCGCAGGAGTGCCCGGAGGAACCGCACGGGCTGGAAGCTCTCGGCAGAAGCCGGCGCCCCGGAGCCACACCGGGCGGACCGCCTGTGGCGCGGCAACCgtgaggggcggggcctcgg AACTGGCTGGCTCTCCCATAGTCTCTGAGGAGCAGCTCGACCTTCTCTCGACCCTGGATTTGAGGCAGGAGATGCCTCCTCCGCGAGTGTCCAGGAGCTTCCTGA acCTACTCTTCCAGGTGCTGAGCGTGTTGTTATCCCTGGTAGGAGACATGCTGGTCAGCGTGTACAG AGAAGTCTGTTCCATCCGCTTCCTGCTCACGGCTGTGTCACTACTGAGCCTCTTTCTGGCAG CACTCTGGTGGGGACTCCTGTACCTGATCCCTCTTGCGGAGAAT GAACCTAAGGAGATGCTGACTCTAAG TGAGTATCACGAGCGCGTGCGCTCCCaggggcagcagctgcagcagctccaggctgagCTGGATAAACTCTACAAGGAGGTGTCTAGCGTTCGAGCAGCCAACAGCGAG AGAGTGGCCAAGCTCGTATTCCAGAGGCTAAATGAGGACTTTGTGCGGAAACCTGACTATGCGCTGAGCTCTGTGG GAGCCTCCATCGACCTAGAGAAGACATCCCATGACTACGGAGACGCGAACACTGCCTACTTCTGGAATCGCTTCAGCTTCTGGAACTACGCGCGGCCGCCCACGGTTATCCTGGAG CCAGATGTGTTCCCTGGGAATTGCTGGGCCTTTGAGGGCGACCAGGGCCAAGTGGTGATCCGACTGCCCAGTCGTGTGCAACTGAGTGACATCACCCTGCAGCATCCACCGCCCAGCGTGGCCCACACCAGGGGAGCCAACAGTGCTCCCCGTGACTTCGCAGTCTAT GGCCTCCAGGTTGATGACGAGACTGAAGTCTTCTTGGGGAAATTCACCTTTGACGTGGAGAAATCTGAGATTCAGACTTTTCACCTACAG AATGACCCCCCAGCTGCCTTTCCCAAGGTGAAGATCCAGATTCTAAGCAACTGGGGCCACCCCCGTTTCACCTGCTTGTATCGAGTCCGAGCCCATGGCATGAGAACCTcagaaggggcaggggagagTGCCACAGGAGGGCCTCATTAA